CGCGGCCCGCCTCGCGGACTTTGAGCACCAGGGCATCAGCGGCGACGAACGTGTACGGGCCGGCGTCAAGCGGGCGGGTGCGAAACGCCTCAACCTGCTCATCGAGCTCTTGGGCCATGATCGACACCTGCGACTTGGAAAGCCTCGTCACACCCAGTGTTTCAACGAGGCGTTCCATCCGCCGGGTGGACACTCCCAGCAGATAGCAGGTGGCCACCACGCTGGTCAGGGCACGCTCGGCGCGTTTGCGTCGCTCCAATAGCCAGTCCGGGAAATAGCTGCCCTGACGCAGCTTGGGAATGGCCACATCGATGGTGCCGGCGCGGGTGTCGAAATCACGATGCCGGTAGCCGTTGCGGCTGTTGGACCGCTCATCGCTGCGCTGGCGGTAGCCGGCCCGCAGATGGCGTCGGCTTCCGCGCCCATCAAGGCGTGGATGAACACCGACAGCAGCCCTCGCAGCAAGTCCGGGCTGGCCTCGGCGAGTTGGTCGGCCAACAGCTGCTCGGCGTCGATAAGGTGTGGTGAGGTCATCGCGTTGCTCTCCTTCGGTTGACTTTGCTGATCGTTCGAAGGATCACGCGATGACCGCCCTCTACCGCGCTACGACACGCCCACCGGCCCTACCGGCTCATACACCACGCCCCTGGACGCAACTACCCCGAGCGCCTGGCAACCGATGGGATGCTGGCCGAAGGAAGGCACCAGCCGCACATCGGTCCCGTCCGAATACCCGGTCTACCGGCGTTTGTCGACCCTGAAGGCGATCGCTCACCGGATAGCATCAAAGACGATCACGCATATCCGGCATATGAATGATCACGAATCTCCGCGCATGAGCCTCCCAGACAACCGTCGAAGCCGATCATGGTCCCTAGTAGTCGTTCTGGCGACGCTGAGCCTGCCGCTCTTGATAGGAGGATGCTCGGCAATGTCTCGAAACCGACATGACATTGACCATCCAGCCAACCCCTTGCCGGATCAACAAGCCATGGCACAGGTTATCGATCCTGCAAGGCAGATCGCCAAAGTCGCTGGGCTGCAGGATTTCACAGGAGGCTTCCACTGGGAGTCATGCAACGACCAAGGAGACCCACCTTATCGAGGACTTGTAGAGATGAGTTTTCAGTGGCCTATGGACGAGTCCAAGGGCTACCCCACCGAGGTCGATCCCAACACCTACTTTGACAAGCTGGCCGCGACCATGGCCGCCCACGGTTGGAACAATGGGCCGCCACCCGGCTGGCACTCGTACGGACGAGTCATCAACAAAGATGGCGTGGTGGCCGTCATGACTCAGGACCCGGCCAGCGGCAGGGGGGCCATCGACGTCTCTGATGAATGCCGCAACATGACCAACCATCGTCACAACGGCACAGTGATGGGCTTCGAAATCACCGACCAACTTCGTCAAGGCTGAACTGCTGGTCGGGACAGCTATCTGTCAAGCAGCCTCGGCTAGGCGAAGCGGTGCCGGGAGCACCGACATCCAGCGGCGAATCGGTCCGAGAACAGCTGAATTGACGAGCAAGCCACCGGCGGTACGCTTACCGACGCTCGGGAAGGGTTCGCGATGTTGGTCAACACGGAATGCTGCACTTAGAGGCCGTTGAGTCGCAAGCCGGCACGACTCGCCCGTCGCCGGCAATGCGCGTCACGGGCATCTTCGGCGACTTCGCCGTCGCGGAAGCGGCACATCAGGCGATCAGCGCCGGGCCCAGCTATCACGTGCGCACGTTGTGGGGTTATCAGGAGATCTCGGTGGAGTTGGTACCACGGCGAATTATGCGACATCGCTTTTTACTGAGCCGCAAAGGCTATAGCGCGAAGGCGTTGCGGGGCCTGTGGTACAGCTACAAAACATAGACCTCGGCAAGCTGATTGCGGCCGCTGGCGGGGACCCGTGGCAGATCAATGCCAGCCTACAAAGTGGTCGCCCGGCCCAGATCGCCGAGCTTGGGCAGGCGTTTCATAACGCGGGTCAATGCACCGCCGAGGCCGACAACGCCTTTGTGGAGGCGTATCGCCGGTTTGAGTCGTCGTGGAACCGAGACAACGGCGACCATCCGATCAACGACTCCGCTGAAGTGCAGCGGACCATCCGATCGCTCCGTGGGCAGGCGGCCCAATTGCCCAAGATCGCCGTCGACCTGGAGAACATCGCGGCCAGTCTCGCTGAGGCGCAACGAACCTGCGGTGTGTTGATCTCGACTTTGGAGGCGCAATTAACAGACATCGACAGGCGGATCGGCGCGGCCGAAGAACTCGACAGGACCGGCAACCTCTCCGCTGCGGATCAGGAGGCAGTTGACCAACTTATAAACAGCCTCGAACTCCAAGCTATTGACGACACCAAATCGACGCTGGCCCAGCTACAGTCCATTCGAGCCGGCTACTCGGACTATTTGCAGAAGTCGCTGACCAACCTGCGCACCGACGGATACGACCCGACGGCGATCCAGGGGCTAGACGCCGACAAGACCAAAGACCAAGTGCCTGATGGCATTCCACCGTCCGGGCTCGAGGCCGGCGAGCTGGCCGACATTAAACGGGTCACTAATCAGGCTGTGGTGGACCAGATGGCCAAGGTGCGCGCGGCACAAAAAGCCATCGACCACGCCCTGGCCACCGCATATACCAAAGGCCAAGGCTCCCCGGAAGGCCAGGCGGCGCTTGCGCGCCTGCCTGAGCTGAAGAAGAACCTCGCCGACGCGCTCAATGACTTAGGCAAGCTGCCCGACTACAACAACGTCGACCCGACCACGGTCCACACCAGCCCGGATGGCCATTTTGTGTTCGGCTACACCGCCGATGGCCAGCCCATGCAGGTCACCGGTCAGCTCAAGAATGGCACGGGCGAAATCTTCGACCAGGGCACGGGCACCTACTACACCTTCCAAGGCGGCAAGCTCGTCGGAACCCGCACGCTCGACCCGGGCCGCGCCGAAGCCACCGATGAGCCGCTTTTGACCGCCGTCACCCTGGCCGTCGGCGCACCGGAATTAAAGGCAGGCGGCGAGGCGGCCTGGCAGGGGCTCAAAACTCTGTTTACTCGCGAAGGCCTCGCCTCTGGCGTCGGCATCACCTCCGACAACGTCCTGCCTCGCGCCTTCGCAGCGGCCGAGACCCGCGCCGCGGCCGCCGCGCAAAGCCTCGCAACCGACCACCCGCTGCCGCTTTCGCCCACCGCCGCCGTTGACCATCCCGTTCCACTAACTCCAAGCGAGCATGCCGCGCCACCCGGCCACGAGCCGGCCCTGGCGGGCGGCGGAGCCCATACTGCACCGCCTCCCGCTTACGAGGTGCCGCCTCCGCTGCCGTCCGATTCACCACTGTTCGATGGATATCACCCGGTAGAACCCGGTCCAGAATTCACCACGGCTGACCGCCGCCTCGTCTACCCGGACGACAGTTTGCCCACCAAGCCGTATGCAATACCCGGCACCGTCATTCCCAACGCCCAACTGTCCGCAGGGACCGAACTCGGCCGTTTCGGCTACCCGGGAGGCGCTTACCTAGCCCCGGACAGAACGCCCTTCGCCCAGCTGTCGCTCCCCCCAGACGGTCTCCTAAAACCCTATTACCGCTATGTGGTAGACGACCCGACGAAGCTCCCACCCGGCTGGCATATCGAACAGTCGCAGGCGGCACCCTGGTTCCACCAGCCCGGCGGCGGCACACAATACCGAATTATCGATGAATTCGGGAACAATGGTAGTGTTGAGGAACTCGTCAGGTGGGGATTCCTGAGAAGGATTAATTAATGGTAGACTTCTCTCGCTTATCGACAAATTGGTACCAATGGGCGCCCGGGATGAGCGGCGGCGATATATCTGTGTCGACCGACTGCGAAGACTGCCAAATCCTCTTCAGCTCTACCGATTATTCGGTGCATCTCCGCAATGATGGCCATTGGTGGGTCGTGGACATCGTCAACGACCGTGGGCAGCGGCGGAGTGGCGCTGCCAAACTCTCAAGTTTCGAATTGACGGAAAAGTACCTTATCTGGGACTGGGCGACTACCGCGCGTTCAAGTCTGGCATCTGGACCGTTAGGCACTGACCTAGCTAGGCAAGGATACGCGCCTGACGTTGAAGTTTCGAAAGCCGACCAGGGTTATAAGATATGTTTGGGTAATGAATGCGCAATACTATCGGTCGTTAACGCTACAATTTTTAGTCATCTAATGTCGAAATCGGTGGATGAAATTGAGCATATGGTATACGAAGGTCTCATGTAGCCGCGTCCTGACTCGCACGATTAAACAGCGCCGGTTAGGCCGGCGCCGTCGCCAGATCTGCGGTCGCCGACCAGGCGCAGCTGAATACCGCAATCGGTGGTTATCGCTAACATAATCCCATGTCCGATACGCCGCCTCCCGCCGACTTTCCCGCAGGACCGGGCTACCCTGGGCTGCCGCCTCAGACAACGTCCGCGCCCTGGGGTCCGCCGCCAGCGATGGTGCTACGCAATCCGTCACGTGGGCTCAGCGTCGTGGCGCTGGTGGTTGCGCTCATCGGCCTTGGCGTAGGTATTGGCGGTTGGTTTCGGCCGTTGCCCCACAACGGCCATGCATCGCCGACCCCGCCTAGCTACACCGATCAACAAGTAGCTGACGCGAAGGCGGACGTGTGTACTGCATACAATCTTTCAAAAAATGAAGTGGCGTTGAACACCCATAGACCTGACTTTGAAGGTGACCCGGTCGGATCACTCGCGGCAGCTACGATGAAGCGCCTGTCTATTTACGCTGCTGGTGATTATATTTTAAACAAACTGGCTGCACAGCCAGCAACGCCAACTGAGCTAGCCAATAGTTTGCGATCCCTCGCCAGCTCTTATGAGGAATACGCGATGCGCGCCTTAAACGACCAACCTAATGAAACGCTAGATGCGCTGCGTAATGCGGTGGACGCAGACATATCTCAGATAGACCGGTTGTGTAGATGACTGATTCATCTTCGGGACCTTGGACCGAAATTCTCGTGGGCCATCAAAGCCCGAGAGGGCTTGGCATCATAAGTGGTGCGGCAACCAATCGACAGGTGATTGCGGCCGCCAATCACCAATATGCTGACGCGCTTCAGCAGCAGCAGTTTACTTCGCTTGTGCATCAGGATGGTGTCACTGCCGACGACATCCGAGAAGCTCACCGCAAAAGTGAGCAGCACCACCGCCAAATCGCAGCGATAAATGACACGATTACCTCCGCCTATCGGTCCTCCCACGATTCAGGCAGCGAACTGCAACGCGAACTCGGCAGTATCGCTCACGACGGCAACTTCAGGATAGAGCAAATCCAAAGGTCCAAAGACCCGCTTGCGATCAAAATCGGCAAAATCACCGATGTCGTGATGGACTGCCAAACCCAAGCCAATATCAAAGCAGCGACGTATTGTGATAACGTCTTCAATGAGGTTCAGAAGGTGCTCGATGAGCGCGGCATACCGCTTTCTGCGCGACAGTTCGCTAAAGATAATGGTGTTGACCTGACAGGCAAATTCGGATCGCCGAACAAGGAGTCGGTCCGCGAGCAGGTGGAGGCGTTGCTCAATAAGTCAAATGCCGCTGCAAGCACTCAACCGTTAAGCAACCATGTTTCACCTGCGGACACTCCCGGCTTAAGGCCGGAGGATTCGGCATCAAATATTGCTTCCACTCCCCCACAATCGACGCCAGTAGTCGCGCCTACGTTGTCGCCCGCAAATCCGCCAACGAACATTGCGCCAACTCGCGCACAAACGCCCCTGTCTAACGGCCCTGCCGTCCAGCCTCCGCTGGCATCGTCCAACATCGCGCCGACCCCTCCAGCAACACCATCCGCCAGCACTCCTCCTGCCCCAGCACGAATCAGCTCGCCAGCATCTTCCATTCCAGGCACCAGCGCCGTTCCGCCCGTCTCGGCACCCAACATGCCGAGCATGCCGTCGGCACCAGCGATGCCATCGACCGCCGCCAGGCCTCCTGTGACGCCAGCGAGCCTGTTACACAGTTTCGATCAGGGAATGCAGATGGGCGCCCCGATGTCAGCAGCGGCCAACGCGGTGCCACCGATGGGTCCGGTGGAACCGCAAATGCCGGAGCCGCCGCGCCGACACCGAATGTTGCTGCGACTTCGCCGGCGAGTGCTCATGTGCCGATAATCGACACTCCGCACGCCCCAGCCGCCGACGTTGCGCCTCTGCCGCCCCCGACGCACGCCCCGACCAGCGATGCTGGCACGTCCTACGTCGCCGGGCCAGCGCCGACGGCAACGCCGTCCGCTGCGGCCGCACCCGCTGGGCCATTGCCTGCCTATGGCGCCGACATCCGACCGCCGGCCTCGGCAGCTGCCGCACCGCCCACCGCGCCAGCGGGTCCAGCGCCGGCAACTGCGGCGTCGGCGCCGGTCAGCTCATCAAGCAGTGCCGGCGGGATCAGCCAGCCCGCGGTCATGCGTCGACCCGACACAGTGCCCACGCCCTCGCCAACGCCGGCCGGAGTCGGCGAGCAGGCCGCCCTCGCCGCGGCGGGCGGTACCACTGCCGGGGCCGCCTCCGCGGCAACAACTGCGAAGGCACGGCTGCAGCGGCTTGTCGACTTCGTCGCCCGCCAGGAGCCGAGGCTCAACTGGGCCGCCGGCGACCGGCCCGATGGTACTACGGTCCTGGTGACCGACCTTGCCAGCGGCTGGATTCCACCGGAAATCGACATCCCGGTCGGTATGCAACTTCGCGATCCGGCCAAGCGTCGCGGTGACCTAGAAAGCCTTCTTGGCGAGGTGACCGTCACTGCCAGCTACACACGCCTACACCAGGTGCCCCCCGCGTGTTCGGAGCATTCAGGGTGAGCGCATGGAGGTAGGGTTCCGGCGCTGACGGTGGGCAGCGTGTTGAGGTGCTGGACCCCGGTTTGTTGTTCGTGGTGCCGGGGCGGCACGGTGATCAAGTCCTTGGTAGGCAACGGCCCTCCCGTCGTCTCTTGCCCGAGTGCTACGGGAGGGCCACCTGTGTGCGCTTGGAGGCGCAGTGGTCACCGTAGAAGCAGATGTCGATCAAGTCGAGTGCAGGCTGGCGGCCGGTGAACTGAGCTGCCCGTCGTGTGGGGGTGTGCTGGCGGGTCGGGGGCGGGCTCGACAGCGGCAGTTGCGCGGCCCGGATGGGCCGGTGGGGCTGTGTCCGCGCCGGTCGCGGTGCACCGGGTGCGGGGTGACGCATGAGTTGTTGCCGGTGAGTGTGTTGCTACGCCGCGCCGACACTGCGGCGGTGATCGTGTCGGCGCTGGCGGCCAAGGCCACGCGCGGGGTCGGGTTTCGCCGGATCGCCGCGGAGCTGGTTCGCCCGGCAGAGACGGTGCGCGGTTGGCTGCGCCGGTTTGGCGAGCGGGCCGAGGCGGTGCGCTCGGTGTTCACGGTGTGGCTTCGTGCGGTGGCTGCCGATCCGGTGATGCCGGATGCGGCCGGCGGGGTGTTCGCCGACGCGGTGACCGTGATCGCGGCGGTCGCGAACGCGATCACACACCGGTTTTTGCTGCCCGAGGTGTCGCCGGCCGAGGCCGTGGTGGCGGTGTCCGGTGGCCGGTTGTTGGCGCCGGGCTGGTCTGGCGGGCGGGTGCAACACGAATCGACCCTGCCGTAACCGTCGATTGGGCCGTAAATCTGTGCGCTGTTGTGTTTTTCACGGACAGCAAGCAGAAGGCAGCGGCCGGTGGCGGTCAGCGACGACGAAGAGAAGGTGCGCACGGAGCGTGCGCGGGCGATCGGGTCCCGAGTTGGCTCAAATTAGTGCGCACCGTCGGCGCGGACCTTGGTGAGCGCGTCGCGGAGGTCGTCGGGTAATGGGTCGGCGGCGGTGAGGTTGTGGTTGCCGGCCTTGATTTTGATGGTGCGGTAGCGTCGGGCGGTGCGGATGAATTTCTTGATGCTCCAACTTGTTTGGGCCTCGATGTAGTGACTGACGGCCAGAGCGGTGACCACGATGCTCAGGTGGGCCTCGATCGATTCGCGCAAGTGGTGATAGATGGGGCGGGCTTGCAGGTCGTGCTTGGACATGCGGAAGCTCTTCTCGATGTGCCAGAGCTGGTGGTAGGCGTCGATGACGAACTCCGGCGAGACCGCGATGAGGTTGGTGGTGTAGCCCTTCCACCCGGCCAGGGCGCGGGTCTTGGCCTCCAGCGCCCGGTTGACGGTCTTGGTGGCGCTGGCGCCGGTGAGCTGGATGTAGCGATTGCGTTTGACCGGGGCATGCCCGTCGACAGCGCGTTCGGCCTTGGCGACCTGTTCATCGATGCCGCGCATTGTTCGGCGGGCGCGGTCGTGGCGGAACTGGTAGTAGATCACCCGATCGGGGATGCCGCAGGCCTTCTCCGATGAGGTGGCTGGCCAGGGCTGGCTGAGCACCAGCCCATCAGGGATCACCTCATCGGGGTGCTTGTCGCGCCATTCGCGCACCACACCTGGCAGGTGCGGCAGGCGGGTGCCCAGGATGAACGACAACCCCGCAGCTTGCAGCGCAACTTGATTGGCTTCCGAGATCATGCCGGCGTCCGCGACGACGGTGACATCGGTCAGCTGGTGGGCGGTCTTGAAGGCGTTGATGACTGGCAGCATGGTGGCGGTTTCGGCCTTGTTGCCCTCGAACGCCTCGACGGTCAGTGGGAACCCGCTGACGTCGGTCAACAGCCCGAGAGTGATCTGCGGTTCCAGGCGGCGTTCCTTGGAAAACCCGGGCTCGCGGAACCCGTCTGCGCCATCGGTTTCGAAGTACAGGGTGGACACGTCAAACAACACCAGGCTGGCCGGCCCCAAGCCCGCGCGTGCAGCGCACGCGGTGGCCAGAGATTGCCGCCAAGCCGGCTTGGCGTAGCTGGGCAGGCGGCGCTTAACCGTGGCGTAGGACGCCGGTTGGACTCCGACCTCGGTCAGGACCCGTTCGGCGTCGATCTTGCTGGTCGGCTCGATGATTCGGGCCAACACCAGATCACGAAACACGGTGTCGCCCTTGGCGGCTGACTCGAACCCCAATATCCGGTAAGCAGCACACAGCGCGTCCCAAAGATGGCTCATCTGCGAGGAGGTGATCGGCAACGGTTCCGTACCGGGCGGGCCCGCCACACCAAGGTCCAGCACGGCCTGACCGGCGGCCAACCGCTCAGCAGCCGCAGCCTTCAGGGCAGCCAATTCGGCCTCGTCGTGAGCCGAGCCGACGTGTTCGATCGAGCGCGACCCGCGCCGCGAGGACCACACGATCTGCACAGCGGTCGCTCCCGAGGCGGTCTTGACGGTGCGCACATAGGCCACCGCGGCAGCCTACGGCCCGGGTTAAGTGCGCAAATTCCGACGAAGCCAACAACAACCCCGCAGGTCAACCCGCCGCGATTACACCGAACCCCGAATCTTGAGCCAAGTCAGGATACTGGACCAGATGGAGGAAGCAACAGGGCCTGGCTCCTTAACCAAGTTCTAGTTAGCTCCTTGGTTGAGAATGCCCACTGTTTCCTTGTCAGTCCCACGTACCTGCCAGGGACCACTATCGAATAGCACGGTAGGCCGCTTCGCACGCCCAGAGGCGTTCAACGAGACAGTCGCCGCCGCCTCAAATCAATACCTTTTTGGGACGCGCGGTTGAAGCATCCCCGGTTTCATGCACACCTCATTCTGTGTGACCGGTGTGCATTCCGGTGCGGAGTCGAGCATAGTACTCGGCTTCGGCTTCGGCTGGCGGGCGCCGATTAGTGCGGTGCATGAGGCGGTGTTGGTTGTACCATGCCACCCACGCCGAGGTCATGTCTTCCAGGTCGGCCAGGGTGTTGATCGGCCCGGCGCGGAACGGTGAACCCTCGCCTACGCACTCGGTTTTATACAGCCCGATCGTCGTCTCGCACAGTGCGTTGTCTAGCGCGTCACCTACGGTGCCGACCGATGGAATCATCCCTTCGAGCATTAAAGTCTCGCCGTAATGTATTGCGGTGTATTGACTTCCGGCATCAGAGTGGTGAATCGCGTCATCGAATGGGTGGCCTTGTCGGACACGGAAGGCTGCCGCGTGACGCAGGGCTCGCTCGACAAAGCCGGTGTCTTTCCGCAGCGAGCATTCCCAGCCAGGGATCAGCCCGGCGTAGGCGTCGACGACGAACGCTGTGTAGCCGAACCCGCGGGTCATCGCCACGTAGGTGAAGTCAGCCACCAGCAGCAGGTTGGGCGCGCCGACCCGCCACTGCCGGCCCACCAGGTCCGGCGCCCGGGTCGCGGCTGGATCGGACTCGGTGGTGCGCGGTGCGCGGCGAGCACGGGTCACCCCGCGCCAGCCGTTGTGCCGCATGATGCGTTCCACCGTGCGCCGCGCCACTGGGATGCCCTGGCGCTGCAGGTGCGCCCACATCTTCAGGCTGCCGTACAGGCTCTCCGGCGGGCGTTTGCCGTCGGCATCGGGCTCGTAGTAACCGGCCAAGACCTCGGTGATCGTGGTATCCCAGAGAGCCCGTTTCGACGGCGCAGAGGCGCGGTGCGCCCAGCAGGTGCGCGCGGCGATCTGCACGCCGTGCACCACCAGTGCCCGGCAGATCGGTGCGACCCCGTAGGTACTCTTGTGCTCGTCGATGAACGCACAGATCAGCGGTGTAGCGGGTCGCACTCCCGCGCGAAGAAACTCGTTGCAGCTCTTAGTATTTCGATAGTGGCCTCAAGCTCGCGGTTCTTGCGGCGCAGCTCACGCAGCTCCTGCTTCTCCTGGCTTGATGTCCCGGCCGCCTCGCCAGCGTCGACCTCGGCCTGGCGCACCCACTTGCGCAGCGTCTCCGCACTCATCCCCAGCCGGCCCGCGATCGCCCTCATCGCCGCCCACTCGCTGTCGTAGTCGTCGCGGTGCTCCCGGACCAACCGCACCGCCCTGGCCTTGGTGTTCTCGTCGTACCTGATCGCCATCGCGCCATCCTTCCCTCAAAGGAAGGTGTGCAAAAAACCGGGGACGGTTCAGGTAATGCGGCTGCTCCAAGTTGGCAACATAGCTGCGAGCTGGGACGAGCATTCACACCGAGCATGGATTACCGGCTCGCGGTGCGCCGCAAGGTGGAACGCCGAAGTCACGAATTAGCGATACCATCGCTCCATGTCGAACACGCCTCCCTACGGGCTACCACCAGCTGGAAGCCAGCCGGGTTCTACTTCCCGGCCAGGGTCAGCAGCTCCATACAATCCGTTGCCGCCACCCATGGCACAGGCGAGGACGCCACGTAACCCTGGTCGTTGGCCCGCCTTTACCGCGCTAGTGATCGCACTGACGGGCATTGCTGTTGGTATTGTTGGCTGGTTTCGTCCCACCCTCCATAACGTCGCACCGGTCGCCCCATCTGCGCCCAGCTTCACCGAAGAACAAATCAAGAGCGCAAAAGCGCGAGCCTGCAACGCATTCGAGACGGTGCGCAAAGGCGCCGCACTTCAAACCCATTCAGAAGCTAGCGAGCCACTCGCAGCAACAGCAAACGCCCGGTTGTCTCTTACCGTTGGCAATGCCTACTTGCTGGCTCGGTTGGATCCCGCCACGCCACCGGCACTGGCCGCAGCGATACGAACGCTCGCGGATGATCTCCTCGACCTTGCCGCCAACGCCATGGCAGGAGCGATGAACGATGATCCGGCGCAAGCCAACCGGCTACGTAACGCGGACGCTGCGGACGCGCGCGTTGCCAACCTGTGCAAATGACGAGTTTAGCGCCATCCTCCATTAGTGGTTGTCGTCATTATATGTGACGGCGGCAGGCTGAAAGTTGAATCCACAATATCACCCTTTCCTGGTTAATACGTCGGCTACACATTATGGTTGGGATAACGCTCAAATCTTTGCAGTACCACGGATACATCGACCTGGAGTGATAAACGATACGCAGAGCAGAACAGGGTGAATACCGGAAGCGGCGATCAGCGATACCATTGTGCCATGCCGGATACGCCTCTCCCTCAAGTTCCACCAGGACACCCCCATCCTGGGCCGGCGGCTCAGCCAATTTCACATGGCCGGTGGACCCCGCCGCCACCAAGGGCATTCCATCGGGCCTCACGCTGGCTCAGCTTCGCCGCACTTGCGATCGCTCTCATTGGCGTAGTCATTGGTGTTGTGGGGTGGTTCCGCCCCGTGCCGCACAACAGCCCACCACTGGCACCGCCCAACCCAACATTCAGCGACAAGCAGATCGGCGATGCAAAGACGCATGTTTGCGCTGCGTATGGCCTCGTGCATGACGCGGTAATAATAAACACTCACCGCTCTAACCCGGCGCCCGGCGACGCGATCGGCGCACTTGCGGTGGCCGCGAATGGACGTCTCGCTCTGTACGCAGGGGGTGATTATCTCTTGGGCCGTTTGGCGATGGAACCGGCGGCGCCACCTGATCTAGTAGCCGCCGTTCGATCGCTGGCCAACAGGTCAGAGGAAC
This Mycobacterium xenopi DNA region includes the following protein-coding sequences:
- a CDS encoding DUF2563 family protein; translation: MRVTGIFGDFAVAEAAHQAISAGPSYHVRTLWGYQEISVELVPRRIMRHRFLLSRKGYSAKALRGLWYSYKT
- a CDS encoding TNT domain-containing protein (This protein contains a domain related to Tuberculosis Necrotizing Toxin, which is the C-terminal effector domain of outer membrane channel protein CpnT, and which has a lethal NAD+-glycohydrolase activity.); translation: MVQLQNIDLGKLIAAAGGDPWQINASLQSGRPAQIAELGQAFHNAGQCTAEADNAFVEAYRRFESSWNRDNGDHPINDSAEVQRTIRSLRGQAAQLPKIAVDLENIAASLAEAQRTCGVLISTLEAQLTDIDRRIGAAEELDRTGNLSAADQEAVDQLINSLELQAIDDTKSTLAQLQSIRAGYSDYLQKSLTNLRTDGYDPTAIQGLDADKTKDQVPDGIPPSGLEAGELADIKRVTNQAVVDQMAKVRAAQKAIDHALATAYTKGQGSPEGQAALARLPELKKNLADALNDLGKLPDYNNVDPTTVHTSPDGHFVFGYTADGQPMQVTGQLKNGTGEIFDQGTGTYYTFQGGKLVGTRTLDPGRAEATDEPLLTAVTLAVGAPELKAGGEAAWQGLKTLFTREGLASGVGITSDNVLPRAFAAAETRAAAAAQSLATDHPLPLSPTAAVDHPVPLTPSEHAAPPGHEPALAGGGAHTAPPPAYEVPPPLPSDSPLFDGYHPVEPGPEFTTADRRLVYPDDSLPTKPYAIPGTVIPNAQLSAGTELGRFGYPGGAYLAPDRTPFAQLSLPPDGLLKPYYRYVVDDPTKLPPGWHIEQSQAAPWFHQPGGGTQYRIIDEFGNNGSVEELVRWGFLRRIN
- a CDS encoding DUF5632 domain-containing protein: MRRPDTVPTPSPTPAGVGEQAALAAAGGTTAGAASAATTAKARLQRLVDFVARQEPRLNWAAGDRPDGTTVLVTDLASGWIPPEIDIPVGMQLRDPAKRRGDLESLLGEVTVTASYTRLHQVPPACSEHSG
- a CDS encoding IS3 family transposase (programmed frameshift) — protein: MAIRYDENTKARAVRLVREHRDDYDSEWAAMRAIAGRLGMSAETLRKWVRQAEVDAGEAAGTSSQEKQELRELRRKNRELEATIEILRAATKFLRAGVRPATPLICAFIDEHKSTYGVAPICRALVVHGVQIAARTCWAHRASAPSKRALWDTTITEVLAGYYEPDADGKRPPESLYGSLKMWAHLQRQGIPVARRTVERIMRHNGWRGVTRARRAPRTTESDPAATRAPDLVGRQWRVGAPNLLLVADFTYVAMTRGFGYTAFVVDAYAGLIPGWECSLRKDTGFVERALRHAAAFRVRQGHPFDDAIHHSDAGSQYTAIHYGETLMLEGMIPSVGTVGDALDNALCETTIGLYKTECVGEGSPFRAGPINTLADLEDMTSAWVAWYNQHRLMHRTNRRPPAEAEAEYYARLRTGMHTGHTE